A single region of the Acuticoccus sediminis genome encodes:
- a CDS encoding pyridoxal phosphate-dependent aminotransferase, which translates to MADIETRNRYFDTLVATPGLAWMGQNTNHIPAHPAVTEAMHASIAAQEYNAYAPPLGFEALRQGIVDDLGIPGMSALVTEGGVNALSLIVRARCKPGTTLVTTDPTWKWPCLFAEQAGAEVIKIPIWDAATDYKLTPEQLAAAVDHRCAIVYLVDPNNPLGIRYTREEIEAFAAVARQSGALLVHDCTYRDFADGHTPALAVAPEGAVCSMSFSKWLGLAGLRIGALVGSPTLVAEFAALSPAVLGASVIAQRAAQAGLSVKAEWMETVRGIDRANKAAISEAALAVGMTLPVPHSHGNFLVLETAGTGATPEAIVEAARRDGVMIRQGAYHTERFGDRFIKVSTSVPGEWADRLAAGLAAYVETARGLNDVPALF; encoded by the coding sequence ATGGCCGACATCGAGACCCGCAACAGGTACTTCGACACCCTGGTGGCGACGCCGGGCCTCGCCTGGATGGGTCAGAACACCAACCATATCCCGGCGCACCCGGCGGTCACCGAGGCGATGCACGCCTCGATCGCGGCGCAGGAGTACAACGCCTACGCCCCGCCCCTCGGTTTCGAGGCGCTCCGCCAGGGGATCGTCGACGACCTCGGCATCCCCGGCATGAGCGCGCTGGTGACGGAAGGCGGCGTCAACGCGCTCTCCCTCATCGTGCGCGCCCGCTGCAAGCCGGGGACGACGCTCGTCACCACCGACCCGACCTGGAAGTGGCCGTGCCTCTTCGCCGAGCAGGCCGGCGCCGAGGTCATCAAGATCCCGATCTGGGACGCCGCGACCGACTACAAGCTGACGCCCGAGCAGCTCGCGGCCGCGGTCGACCACCGCTGCGCGATCGTCTACCTCGTCGACCCCAACAACCCGCTCGGCATCCGCTACACGCGCGAGGAGATCGAGGCGTTCGCAGCCGTCGCGCGCCAGTCCGGCGCCCTCCTCGTCCACGACTGCACCTATCGCGACTTCGCCGACGGCCACACACCTGCGCTCGCCGTCGCGCCCGAGGGCGCGGTCTGCTCCATGTCCTTCTCCAAGTGGCTCGGCCTCGCCGGGCTGCGCATCGGCGCGCTCGTCGGGAGCCCGACGCTGGTCGCCGAGTTCGCCGCCCTCTCCCCGGCCGTCCTCGGCGCGTCGGTGATCGCCCAGCGCGCCGCCCAGGCGGGCCTTTCGGTGAAGGCGGAGTGGATGGAGACGGTCCGCGGCATCGACCGCGCCAACAAGGCGGCGATTTCCGAGGCCGCGCTCGCCGTCGGCATGACGCTCCCGGTGCCACACTCGCACGGCAACTTCCTGGTGCTGGAGACGGCCGGGACCGGCGCCACGCCGGAGGCGATCGTCGAGGCGGCGCGCCGCGACGGCGTGATGATCCGCCAGGGCGCCTACCACACCGAGCGTTTCGGCGACCGCTTCATCAAGGTCTCCACCTCGGTGCCGGGCGAGTGGGCCGACCGCCTCGCGGCGGGCCTTGCCGCCTACGTGGAGACCGCGAGAGGCCTCAACGACGTGCCCGCCCTCTTCTGA
- a CDS encoding SDR family oxidoreductase, which yields MQLELNGKVALITGASQGIGRALALVLAEEGCHLHLAARNGEALAELKSELAPYDVNVTIHPADLSTTAAMEELAEACGEVDILMNNAGDIPAGSIEDVTDEAIRKGFDLKVFGYITLSREFWKRRKGKGGVIVNVIGNSGENWDAAYFAGSTGNAALMSFTKALGGRSLDHGVRVVGVNPGPVDTARMLKIMKRKAIDLLGDESRWEELYAKYPGGRPATAREVADLCAFLASPRAAYITGTIVTIDGGIAARGSVI from the coding sequence GTGCAACTCGAGTTGAACGGAAAGGTCGCTCTCATCACGGGCGCCTCGCAGGGGATCGGCCGCGCGTTGGCCTTGGTGCTGGCCGAGGAAGGGTGTCACCTCCACCTCGCCGCGCGCAACGGCGAGGCGCTGGCCGAGCTGAAGTCCGAGCTCGCCCCCTATGACGTTAACGTCACCATCCACCCGGCGGACCTTTCCACAACCGCCGCCATGGAAGAGCTCGCCGAAGCCTGCGGCGAGGTCGACATCCTGATGAACAATGCCGGCGACATTCCGGCCGGCTCCATCGAGGACGTCACCGACGAGGCGATCCGCAAGGGCTTCGACCTCAAGGTGTTCGGCTACATCACGCTGTCGCGCGAGTTCTGGAAGCGGCGCAAGGGCAAGGGCGGCGTCATCGTCAACGTGATCGGCAACTCCGGCGAGAACTGGGACGCAGCCTACTTCGCCGGATCCACGGGCAACGCCGCGCTGATGAGCTTCACCAAGGCGCTGGGCGGACGCAGCCTCGACCATGGCGTGCGCGTCGTCGGCGTCAATCCCGGCCCGGTCGACACCGCGCGCATGCTGAAGATCATGAAGCGCAAGGCGATCGACTTGCTGGGCGACGAGAGCCGCTGGGAAGAGCTCTACGCCAAATACCCCGGCGGGCGCCCGGCGACGGCGCGCGAGGTGGCCGATCTCTGCGCCTTCCTCGCCTCCCCCCGCGCGGCCTACATCACCGGCACGATCGTCACCATCGACGGCGGCATCGCCGCCCGCGGCTCGGTCATCTGA
- a CDS encoding class II aldolase/adducin family protein: MQANAPTPTGVSASEWDARVKLAAAYRMVARLGLDDLIYNHISLRVPGEAGAFLINPYGMLFSQITASSLVKIDTNGRKLSESAYEVNVAAFVIHAAIHNSREDAHCVLHTHSDASTAVSGQPDGLLPLSQFAMRFYDRQGFHDYEGVAIDLDEQSRLVADLGTHPVMLMRNHGILTVGRTPGEAFMLLYYFERAAKIQLAMQAATASGIPLVMPSPETCEKAARQFWEMKGDILVPGEREWPALMLELDRTDPDYRS, encoded by the coding sequence ATGCAAGCCAACGCCCCCACGCCCACCGGCGTGTCCGCCAGCGAATGGGACGCGCGCGTCAAGCTCGCCGCCGCCTACCGCATGGTGGCGCGCCTCGGCCTCGATGACCTCATCTACAACCATATCTCGCTGCGCGTGCCGGGGGAGGCGGGAGCCTTCCTCATCAACCCCTACGGGATGCTCTTCTCGCAGATCACCGCGTCGTCGCTCGTCAAGATCGACACCAACGGCAGGAAGCTGTCCGAGAGCGCCTACGAGGTGAACGTCGCCGCCTTCGTCATCCACGCTGCGATCCATAATTCGCGCGAGGATGCGCACTGCGTCCTCCACACCCACTCGGACGCCTCGACCGCCGTCTCCGGCCAGCCGGACGGGCTACTGCCGCTGTCCCAGTTCGCGATGCGATTCTACGACCGGCAGGGGTTCCACGACTACGAGGGCGTCGCCATCGACCTCGACGAGCAGTCCCGCCTCGTCGCCGACCTCGGCACGCACCCGGTCATGCTGATGCGCAACCACGGCATCCTGACCGTCGGCCGCACCCCGGGCGAGGCCTTCATGCTGCTCTATTATTTCGAGCGCGCGGCGAAGATCCAGCTCGCGATGCAGGCGGCCACCGCGTCCGGCATCCCGCTCGTGATGCCCTCGCCGGAGACCTGCGAGAAGGCCGCCCGCCAGTTCTGGGAGATGAAGGGCGACATCCTCGTCCCCGGCGAGCGCGAGTGGCCGGCGCTGATGCTCGAGCTCGACAGGACCGACCCGGATTACCGCTCGTGA
- a CDS encoding LLM class flavin-dependent oxidoreductase encodes MSERHLHLGLFLLGTGSHIAGWRMPGAVTSFEDVPAVVAIAREAERALFDLIFIGDNLNADPTAHPSYTSRLEPITLLSAVAMTTSHIGLGATASTTYGDPWSLARAFASLDHISGGRAAWNSVTTSNPQAAANFGKIHPDHARRYEMSAEFIEVAKALWDAWAPDAVVRDHATGAYFDPAKIRPIDHDGTFFKVKGPLNITRAPQGRPVILQAGGSEAGQELAARHADVVFTVTQDQGEAIAFYRGLKARLPKHGRTEADLKILPGVMPVVAETEAEARDKLDTLMGFVGARDALGILGERFNHDFSGDDIDGPIPESLGENDAYHAFASAMLGKARRENMRLKDLANLVAAARGHWVLCGSADQVADTLVDWFESGAADGFNVMPPWFMEGFTDFTRLVVPRLQDRGLFRTAYEGTTLRQSLGLQVPPVGGSVETLAGA; translated from the coding sequence GTGAGCGAACGACACCTCCACCTCGGCCTCTTCCTCCTCGGCACCGGCAGCCACATCGCCGGCTGGCGGATGCCCGGCGCCGTCACCTCGTTCGAGGACGTGCCGGCGGTGGTCGCCATCGCCCGGGAGGCCGAGCGCGCGCTCTTCGACCTCATCTTCATCGGCGACAACCTTAACGCCGACCCCACCGCGCACCCGTCCTACACCTCGCGCCTTGAGCCGATCACGCTCCTGTCCGCGGTGGCGATGACGACGTCCCACATCGGCCTCGGCGCCACCGCCTCCACCACCTATGGCGATCCGTGGTCGCTGGCGCGCGCGTTCGCCTCGCTCGACCACATCTCCGGCGGCCGGGCGGCGTGGAACTCGGTGACGACGTCCAACCCGCAGGCCGCGGCGAACTTCGGCAAGATCCACCCGGACCACGCCCGCCGCTACGAGATGAGCGCCGAGTTCATCGAGGTGGCGAAGGCGTTGTGGGACGCCTGGGCCCCGGACGCGGTCGTGCGCGACCATGCCACCGGCGCCTACTTCGACCCGGCGAAAATCCGCCCGATCGACCATGACGGGACCTTCTTCAAGGTGAAGGGGCCGCTCAACATCACCCGCGCGCCGCAGGGGCGGCCGGTGATCCTCCAGGCCGGCGGATCCGAGGCGGGGCAGGAGCTCGCCGCCAGGCACGCCGACGTCGTGTTCACCGTCACCCAGGACCAGGGCGAGGCGATCGCCTTCTATCGCGGCCTCAAGGCCCGCCTGCCGAAGCACGGGCGCACCGAGGCCGACCTCAAGATCCTCCCCGGCGTGATGCCCGTCGTCGCCGAGACCGAGGCCGAGGCGCGCGACAAGCTCGACACCCTGATGGGCTTCGTCGGCGCGCGCGACGCCCTCGGCATCCTCGGGGAGCGCTTCAACCACGATTTCTCCGGCGACGACATCGACGGGCCGATCCCCGAGAGCCTCGGCGAGAACGACGCCTACCACGCGTTCGCGAGCGCCATGCTGGGCAAGGCCCGGCGCGAGAACATGCGCCTCAAGGACCTCGCCAACCTCGTCGCCGCCGCGCGGGGCCACTGGGTCCTGTGCGGCTCGGCCGACCAGGTCGCCGACACGCTGGTGGACTGGTTCGAGAGCGGCGCGGCGGACGGCTTCAACGTCATGCCGCCCTGGTTCATGGAGGGCTTCACCGACTTCACCCGGCTCGTCGTCCCGCGCCTCCAGGACCGCGGCCTGTTCCGCACCGCCTATGAGGGGACGACCCTGCGCCAGTCCCTCGGCCTTCAGGTCCCCCCGGTCGGCGGCAGCGTCGAGACGCTCGCGGGGGCCTGA
- a CDS encoding TRAP transporter large permease, which produces MDNLTIGFVGLGAGFLLLLLRVQIGVALGIVSFFGIGMMLNMRAAWGILTAIPFNFVGDWNLTAIPMFLLMGFVASESGISAGLFRAMRILLSWLPGGLAVASVGACALLSAASGSSVATASAFARIATPEMLRYRYHPGLATGVIAAAGTLGSLIPPSILMVLYGYLAEVSIAKLFIAGFLPGLLSAGMFVGMIVIRCMRNPDLAPKVDETFTRADLLAALKETWALPAIIVGVLTGIFVGVFSPTEAGAVGAALAILLAAVRGSLTLDSLRRSGLSTLASTSGIFMVVIGTALLGKFMALSGVPRFIADELLTMGSSDLAVILMVAVLYLILGCFLDSIGIMLLTMPIILPIAQESGIELIYFGVILVKLLEIGLLTPPVGLNVYIIKGALGDTVRLTTIFKGVTWFIVTDMITLALIIAFPWLSTFLPSLINT; this is translated from the coding sequence ATGGACAATCTCACCATCGGCTTCGTCGGCCTCGGCGCGGGCTTCCTGCTTCTCCTCCTGCGGGTGCAGATCGGCGTCGCGCTCGGCATCGTGTCGTTCTTCGGCATCGGCATGATGCTGAACATGCGCGCGGCGTGGGGAATCCTGACGGCGATCCCGTTCAACTTCGTCGGCGACTGGAATCTGACCGCGATCCCGATGTTCCTGCTGATGGGCTTCGTGGCGTCCGAGTCGGGCATCTCCGCCGGCCTCTTCCGAGCGATGCGGATCCTGCTCTCCTGGCTGCCGGGGGGGCTCGCGGTGGCGAGCGTCGGGGCCTGCGCGCTGCTGTCGGCGGCCTCCGGGTCCAGCGTCGCGACGGCGTCGGCGTTCGCGCGCATCGCGACGCCCGAGATGCTGCGCTACCGCTACCACCCGGGCCTCGCGACGGGCGTCATCGCGGCGGCCGGCACGCTCGGCTCGCTGATCCCGCCGTCGATCCTGATGGTGCTCTACGGCTACCTCGCCGAGGTCTCGATCGCGAAGCTCTTCATCGCCGGGTTCCTGCCAGGGCTGCTGTCTGCGGGCATGTTCGTCGGCATGATCGTCATCCGCTGCATGCGCAACCCGGACCTCGCGCCGAAGGTGGACGAGACCTTCACGCGGGCCGACCTCCTCGCCGCCCTCAAGGAGACGTGGGCGCTGCCGGCGATCATCGTCGGCGTCCTGACCGGCATCTTCGTGGGCGTCTTCAGCCCGACGGAGGCGGGGGCGGTCGGCGCCGCGCTGGCGATCCTGCTGGCGGCCGTGCGCGGCAGCCTCACGCTCGATTCGCTGCGCCGGAGCGGGCTGTCGACGCTGGCCTCGACCTCGGGCATCTTCATGGTGGTGATCGGCACGGCGCTGCTGGGCAAGTTCATGGCGCTCAGCGGCGTGCCGCGCTTCATCGCCGATGAGCTCCTGACGATGGGCTCCTCGGACCTCGCCGTCATCCTGATGGTGGCGGTCCTCTACCTGATCCTCGGCTGCTTCCTCGATTCCATCGGCATCATGCTCCTCACCATGCCGATCATCCTGCCGATCGCGCAGGAGAGCGGGATCGAGCTGATCTACTTCGGCGTGATCCTGGTGAAGCTCCTCGAGATCGGCCTGCTGACGCCGCCGGTGGGGCTCAACGTCTACATCATCAAGGGCGCGCTGGGGGACACGGTGCGGCTGACGACGATCTTCAAGGGGGTGACGTGGTTCATCGTCACCGACATGATCACGCTGGCGCTGATCATCGCCTTCCCCTGGCTCAGCACCTTCCTGCCGAGCCTCATCAACACCTGA
- a CDS encoding TRAP transporter small permease subunit → MIERWAVRLAGLLAALALISLFLMMLQTVADVLASNLFNRPIAGNLEIISVYHMVFVVFLPLAFVEHKHEHISVDLLYRALPVRLRQVVLVLGYLVSAVFFAILTYQTWNDAVRSFNIGEMMMGAVYVTIWPAKFALPLGFAAILLMVLIHAWRAATDPDFDPTPASPEDSAA, encoded by the coding sequence ATGATCGAACGTTGGGCCGTACGGCTGGCGGGCCTCCTCGCCGCCCTCGCTCTCATCAGCCTCTTCCTGATGATGCTTCAGACGGTGGCCGACGTCCTGGCGAGCAACCTCTTCAATCGCCCGATCGCCGGCAACCTCGAGATCATCTCGGTCTACCACATGGTGTTCGTGGTGTTCCTGCCGCTCGCGTTCGTCGAGCACAAGCACGAGCACATCTCCGTCGACCTCCTCTACCGCGCGCTCCCGGTCCGCCTGCGGCAGGTGGTCCTCGTCCTCGGCTACCTCGTCTCGGCCGTCTTCTTCGCGATCCTCACGTACCAGACGTGGAACGACGCGGTGCGCTCCTTCAACATCGGCGAGATGATGATGGGCGCGGTCTACGTGACGATCTGGCCGGCCAAGTTCGCGCTGCCGCTCGGCTTCGCGGCGATCCTGCTGATGGTCCTGATCCACGCCTGGCGCGCGGCGACGGACCCCGACTTCGATCCGACGCCCGCCTCCCCCGAAGACAGCGCCGCGTAA